The region ctcacttgtgtcagactctttgcaaccccatggactgtagcccaccaggcttctccatctatcagattttccaggcaagaatactggagtgggttgccatttccttctccagggggtcttcctgacccagggattgaacccaggcctccagcattgcaggcagactctttaccatctgagccaccagggaagcccaacaacactggagtgggtagcttatcccttgtccaggagatcttcccgacccaggaatcaaacaggggtctcctgcactgcaggcagacgctttaccctctgagccaccagtgaagcccatttCTGTAGAGAAATTAGCTGATAGCCTTAGGAGGTTCCCTTGTAGttgattctgtttttctcttgctgcctttagaatcctctctttatctttgacttttgtcattttaattatagAATGTCTTGGTGCAGGTCTGTTTCCATTCgccttgtttgggactctctctGCTTCCTATATCTGGCATTCGTTTCTTTCTTTCgttttgggaagttttcagccataatttcttcaaagaaatttttGGTCCCGTtttgtctttctcctccctctggaGTCTCTATCATGCTTAGATTGGCACACATTATATTATCCCATGTGTacacgtgtgctcagtcgctcaggcatgtcccactctttgcgacgctgtggactgtagcccaccaggctcctccctccatgggtgcctccaggcaggaatcctggagtgggttgccatgccctcctccaggggatcctctcaaccagggatcaaacccatggttcctgtgtctcctgcattgctctttaccactagtgctgcctagGAAGCCTGTATTATCCCCTAGACCCTtacattgctttcatttttttttttctttttatttgactttCTGTCTGCCCttctgattgggtgatttccattattctgtcttccaggtacttattcattcttctgcattATTTAATCTGCTATTCATTGCCTTTAGCTCAGCTTTTGTCTGGACAAGTGAGTTTCCTAATTTTTCTTGGCTCCTCTTTATAGCTTCTAGGTCCTTTTTATGGTAATCTGCATTTTTATCAGTCGCTCTTCTTAAttccttcagtattttcattatcTCCTTCCTGAATCCCGTGGATATTAGGCTAATGAGGTCTGTTTCATTGTTTGTTCTTTCAGAGGAATTCTCTTGATCTTTTAATTGGGAATGGTTCCTCCGCTGTATTTGACTTATATTTCTCTTGCTCTGTGAGTTTAAGAGAAACAGTGATCTGCTGTGGTCTTGGAGGTCTAGTCTTGCTTTATGGGGCAGCCTCCCTGGGTAGCCTGTGTGGGTTTCGTATTTTTGGTGTGAGGGCTGTCTTTGGTATAGATGTCTGCTGTTCTTCCCTCGGTCTATATTGCTCATTATCCCCTGGATAGGAGGTATGACAGGGGTCGTGGTGGCCAGAGCCTGCGCTGGACGTTGAGCAGGGCCTCCCCTTTGCTCAGTGGTTGTCACTGCCCACTGGGGGCCAGATCTGCTCCCGAACTGTTGGAGCAGAAGCCCCCAGACCCATTTCTGAGCTGGGGTGCGAGGGAGCCAGGGAGCTGAGGTGGGGGTGGAGCACTCCTGCTGGGAGAGAGCCACTAAGTGTTCCTCTGCCAGCGCCATCCTCCCTGAGTGTGCTCTGTGGTGTCACCCGTCGCCTGTCACGCAGGCATACGAAGCCTTCTGCTCTTGGCACTGCTCTCAGCCCCTTCTCAACCACGGGAACACAGGCAGCCTGCCCTGGCGTCCCTCGGGTGGCATTCTCACAAGGCCAGCGCAGCTTCGCTGAAGTCGGGCATCCCGAGCACAGTGGTTGCACACCTGGACCTGCTGTGGAGCCTGTGGAAGCAAGCCGCAGCCTGCCCGGCCCCTGTGTGCGTGTCCCCACAAGCACACGGCCGCTAAGGCCGGACCTGTCCCAGGCCCGGGAGCTGCCCACTGGGATATCCCAGGGGCACTGAGCTCACAGAGCTGGCAGTGGTGGGGTGACCCCGCACAGTGGCGGGGGGAGGGCTTGGATTCCTGCCTCTGTACACGGGCAACCCACGGGTGCTCCCACAGAACCACAGAGGCAGCGCTGTCATCAGCACTCATGGAGACAGAGGCTGCTGTGGTGGACCCACCCCACTGTTTGGGCGGTGTGCATTAACAGCGGGGTTTTGATGGCAGTGCAAGACCTCCATGAGCGTGCCAAGACTGAGGCTCCTATGGCAGGCCCTCTCTCGCCTTGCATGCTTGTTAACAAAGGCTCTTCACTTCTGTGGCAGGCCCAGCCTTCCTCTGCATGCACCCCTGCCCCCTCACCATGCTCCAGCCCCCTCAGGCTGTCTGCGTGCAGCCCACCGCAGTCCTGCTCCTCGGGCTGTCCTCTGAAGCCTGAGTTTCAGCACCCAGCCCCACTGCAGACATCGGTGGACGTGTGTCTCTAGCGCAGGCTGGTGGCTGGACCGTCTGTGCAGGCCTCTCTGCTCTGTCTTCCCAGCCTGGTGGCTGGACCGTCCGTGCAGGCCTCTCTGCTCTGTCTTCCCAGCCTGGTGGCTGGACCATCTGTGCAGGCCTCTCTGCTCTGTCTGCTCAGGCTGGTGGCTGGACCGTCCGTGCAGGGCTCTCTGCTCTGTCTGCTCAGGCTGGTGGCTGGACTGTCCGTGCAGGCCTCTCTGCTCTGTCTGCCCCTGGCTGGTGGCTTGGCTCGCCTCTGAGCCCCTGAAGCTCCCTTTCTGTCTTGGACTGAGCTCCCCATTGGTGAAGGGGCTTCTCAGAGTGCGGgaccctttcctctttcacagctACTTCTCAGGGGTGCAAGTCCCATCCcaatccacccccacccccgcttttttttcttttgttctaccCGGTGTGTGGAGATTTCTCTTACGATTTTGGGTGTTTGAGATGGTCTGCCAGCATTCAGCAGGTGTTTTGTGAGAATTATTCCAGATGGAGGTGTATTTTGATGCatttgtgggaggaggtgagctccaCATCCCCCTATTCTGCCACGTTGATTGGACCGCCCCCCCCAGgataaacacttttaaaatagctttttcaAGAACACTGTTTTCCCTTTAAAGGACTTTGTTGCACTTTGTATCCCCAGTAATAGCACACGAGTACCTGTTTGCCCATCCTTTGGTCAGTGAGAGATAgaacagtctttttaatttttgccagtcTTATGGAGGTGAGAAATGACACCTCATTATCGTATTAATTTGTGTGTCCTTCCTACTAAAGAGACTGAGCGTCTCCTCAGGCGTTCGTCGGCCGTTTGTATTTGCTTGTCTGTAAGCCGCTTGTTCGTATTCTCTGCATGCTTTCAGTGGTGGttgcttttttcttattgatttatgaTAGCTGTTTATATATTATGGACATAATACAGGTGTTATTCTAAAATTACAAGAAGAAGGCAGGGTTTAAAACTTCCTTTGTTCACACTTTTATTTCCCCCTCTAGGTCCTCCAGCGCCTGAGTTGTATGGCTATGAAGGGAGAGATGTTCCTGGTGGCCAATCTTGGGACAAAGCAGCCTTGTCATAGCAGTGACCCAGGGTGCCCGAGTGACGGCAGATACCAGTTTAACACAAACGTTGTGTTCAGCAGTAATGGAACCCTGGTTGACCGCTACCGCAAACATAACCTCTATTTTGAGGCCGCGTTCGATACCCCTCTGGAGGTGGATCACGTGGTCTTCGACACCCCCTTTGCTGGCAAGTTCGGCGTCTTCACTTGCTTTGACATATTGTTCTTTGACCCTGCTGTCAGGCTTCTCAGAGACTCTGAGGTGAAGCACGTTGTGTATCCGACTGCCTGGATGAACCAGCTCCCACTCTTGGCAGCCattcagattcagagaggttTCGCCATCGCCTTTGGCATCAACCTTCTGGCTGCGAACATCCACCACCCATCTCTGGGGATGACGGGAAGTGGCATACATGCCCCTCTGAAGTCCTTTTGGCACCACAACATGGAAAGCCCTGAAGGTCACCTCATAATTGCCGAGGTAGCCAAAAATCCACCGGGTCTCGTCAGTACAGGGAACGCCACAGGGAAAATGGACCCATCCCATAGGAAGTTTTTAGAACTCTTGGCAGGGGATCCCTACTCAGAGAAGGATGCCCAGGACGTCCATTGTGATGGAGCCCCCAAATCAACCACGAATGCCTCTCCCACATTTAACTCTGAGATGATGTATGACAATTTCACCCTGGTTCCCGTGTGGGGGAGGGAAGGCCACCTCCACGTCTGTGCAAACGGCCTCTGCTGCCATCTGCTCTACCAGAGGCCCACCGTGTCGCAGGAGCTGTATGCCTTGGGGGTCTTCGATGGTCTTCACACCGTGCATGGCACCTACTatgtccaagtctgtgccctggtCAAGTGTGGGGGTCTTGGCTTTGACACGTGTGGGCAGGAGATCACAGAGGCCACGGGGATGTTCGAGTTTCACCTGTGGGGGAACTTCAGTACTTCTTATATCTTTCCAATGCTTCTGACCTCGGGGATGACGCTGGAAACCCCTGACCAGCTGGGCTGGGAGAGTGATCACTATTTCCTGAAGAAGAGGGGACTGTCATCTGGGCTGGTGACGGCAGCTCTCTACGGGCGTTTGTATGAGAAGGACTAGGGGTCCTTCTCATACACACACTGGCACAGGCTGAAGCTCACAGCAGTGGGACCACCTCTGCCTGAGAGCCCATCGGGGAGGcgtgggaggaggcagggagacagGCTGCGCCAGGGTCTTTCCCTCTTAGGTGGAAATTAGATATTTTCTGGTATTTTATACTCTCGTTTCTATTTTTCAAGCCATTTCTTCCTGCTGCAGATCTCTCGTCACACAGCTGTTTTAAGAGCTCAAACAAAAATAAACGTCAGTTTATATTTCACATGTCCACAAGACGGCTAgtgctgtgtgttgtgtgtgtttttccttgtTGTTGATCAAGTGACACCCAGGATATATGGGTATTTCACAAGCCTCAAACATTATCGAGGGTAAGAACACTCAAAGCAAAAGCCATCTTAGAATGGCTGCCGTGGGGACCAGAATTCGGACCGATCACGCCACAGCCACCAGCGGCCTCAGCAATGTGGAGCCTGAGGCAGCTTTTAAAACCAGGGGGGGAAGCTTTTCTCAAACTTGCCTTCGGAATGTGTCAGGCAGGACTCAGCATAACTGGAAAGAAAGAGGGCTGTGCCCcggagagagagaggctggaaaAAGTGCCGAGGAGAGGGCAGCGAAGGGAACAGATGAGTAATAGGATTCCTGGGCACAGCGTGTCTCATCTAGGGATTCCAGGCACGTCAATAAATCACGCTGGCTCTGGGCAAGCGCCTTCTGGCTGCTCAGCTGTGAGGGATGGAGCAATGCTGTGAACTTAGGGCCTTCTCCTTGCAGGCAGGTGGTCGGAGCGGCCTGGGGCTGGCGCACACAGACTTCATCCAGTCACTGGACAGGTGTCTTTGGAGAGCCCACCACAGACAGAGCAGGACCTCCCACAGAGTGAACTGCAGAAGCAGGATCGTATTCAGTGTGTGAAGGCCGTTTTCAGGCCGCTGGTTTCGGTACTTCTTGTGTCCAACATTTCCAAGTTGTTTTGACTCTCTGCCTAGTAATTATctcagaccatttttaaagtggagaatggataggttttgtttttttttttttaaagaaaatggatagttagctttctgtgatttgCCTCTTCAAGGTATAGCTAGTTTCATCTCCATTATAAATTAGGTGTTTTAAAGcagtatgtgcatatatatatatataatataattaattgTTATTAGAATTACACAAAGTAAAAAATGAGATTCTTTGCCCATCTCCCAGTGTGGCCTTCCGGACCCTTCTCTGGCTCTCAGGCAGGATAAGAAAGCGCACAGATCCTAGGGTCAGACTGCCGTTGCTTTCTTGGCCTCCTGGTTTACACTTCCCCACACAGACCTCGCCTATTTATTTGACCTTGTTGTGCCCATTTTCCTGTGCATGGAATGTGTGTTGAATCATTCACGTGGGAAAGAAGCGAAGACCCACTGACTCACTGCCTGCTTGCAAAGGCCTGGAATGAATCAGGCCGGCCTTCAGGGAATTTGCAGAGGCAAATCAGGATTCCCGAGGAAACCCGGGAGGTCCCCCTGGAACGGAACAGGGACCTCTCCCACCAGATGCTGGCGTAGACCCGGGAAGGGTGAGCTGGCGGCGCCACGCAGCTCCGGATGTGGCCATGGCCGCCGCCCCAGGGAAGCAGAAATCATCTCAGAAATGCACATCTTGCTTCCTGCCGAGATGATTCAGATCAGCCCGAGAGAGACAGAGGCCAGGCCTGCAGCAGTCTGGTGCAGCTCCTTCACCAGCAGACGTTTCTGAGGCACCTGCTGGAGGCACCTTCTGCCCCCGTGAGCAGAGCACCGAGAATGTTCCCCGAGCTACTATCTACTGAGGATTCAGAACGAGCTGCAAACAAAGCAGAAacgaggggggcggggggcggggagttCCACGACGAAAAGCAGTTGCCAGATGGCAGGGCAAAGCGGAGGGTAGGGGAAATGAGCAGAATAAATCATTTtcaagatagaaaagaaaaaaaagccctcATGACTCATGGTCGTGACGTGCTTTTGTGAGTTGCGATCCGGAACTCAGGAAGCAAACAGTGATCCGGACCACCGCAGAGAGGCGGGACGCCCCGGGCGGAATCGGGCTTGGGGGAAGTGGCCGGTCCTCGCGGTTTCTCCTGAAGGTGCAGCTGGGCCTGTCTGCGGTTTTCCTCCAAGAGGAAGTGAGAGGCAGCAATGAGCTG is a window of Ovis aries strain OAR_USU_Benz2616 breed Rambouillet chromosome 1, ARS-UI_Ramb_v3.0, whole genome shotgun sequence DNA encoding:
- the BTD gene encoding biotinidase isoform X3, translated to MSRAGRQLALLLCSCCLAVAIPGGPAEEGCPAEPRQAAHYVAAVYEHRSFLSPDPLALTSRKQALELMHRNLDIYEQQVTTAARKGAQIIVFPEDGIHGFNFTRTSIYPFLDFMPSPHSVRWNPCLEPHRFNDTEVLQRLSCMAMKGEMFLVANLGTKQPCHSSDPGCPSDGRYQFNTNVVFSSNGTLVDRYRKHNLYFEAAFDTPLEVDHVVFDTPFAGKFGVFTCFDILFFDPAVRLLRDSEVKHVVYPTAWMNQLPLLAAIQIQRGFAIAFGINLLAANIHHPSLGMTGSGIHAPLKSFWHHNMESPEGHLIIAEVAKNPPGLVSTGNATGKMDPSHRKFLELLAGDPYSEKDAQDVHCDGAPKSTTNASPTFNSEMMYDNFTLVPVWGREGHLHVCANGLCCHLLYQRPTVSQELYALGVFDGLHTVHGTYYVQVCALVKCGGLGFDTCGQEITEATGMFEFHLWGNFSTSYIFPMLLTSGMTLETPDQLGWESDHYFLKKRGLSSGLVTAALYGRLYEKD
- the BTD gene encoding biotinidase isoform X2, with amino-acid sequence MIRLTSGAMSRAGRQLALLLCSCCLAVAIPGGPAEEGCPAEPRQAAHYVAAVYEHRSFLSPDPLALTSRKQALELMHRNLDIYEQQVTTAARKGAQIIVFPEDGIHGFNFTRTSIYPFLDFMPSPHSVRWNPCLEPHRFNDTEVLQRLSCMAMKGEMFLVANLGTKQPCHSSDPGCPSDGRYQFNTNVVFSSNGTLVDRYRKHNLYFEAAFDTPLEVDHVVFDTPFAGKFGVFTCFDILFFDPAVRLLRDSEVKHVVYPTAWMNQLPLLAAIQIQRGFAIAFGINLLAANIHHPSLGMTGSGIHAPLKSFWHHNMESPEGHLIIAEVAKNPPGLVSTGNATGKMDPSHRKFLELLAGDPYSEKDAQDVHCDGAPKSTTNASPTFNSEMMYDNFTLVPVWGREGHLHVCANGLCCHLLYQRPTVSQELYALGVFDGLHTVHGTYYVQVCALVKCGGLGFDTCGQEITEATGMFEFHLWGNFSTSYIFPMLLTSGMTLETPDQLGWESDHYFLKKRGLSSGLVTAALYGRLYEKD
- the BTD gene encoding biotinidase isoform X1 — translated: MQTLLTSGAMSRAGRQLALLLCSCCLAVAIPGGPAEEGCPAEPRQAAHYVAAVYEHRSFLSPDPLALTSRKQALELMHRNLDIYEQQVTTAARKGAQIIVFPEDGIHGFNFTRTSIYPFLDFMPSPHSVRWNPCLEPHRFNDTEVLQRLSCMAMKGEMFLVANLGTKQPCHSSDPGCPSDGRYQFNTNVVFSSNGTLVDRYRKHNLYFEAAFDTPLEVDHVVFDTPFAGKFGVFTCFDILFFDPAVRLLRDSEVKHVVYPTAWMNQLPLLAAIQIQRGFAIAFGINLLAANIHHPSLGMTGSGIHAPLKSFWHHNMESPEGHLIIAEVAKNPPGLVSTGNATGKMDPSHRKFLELLAGDPYSEKDAQDVHCDGAPKSTTNASPTFNSEMMYDNFTLVPVWGREGHLHVCANGLCCHLLYQRPTVSQELYALGVFDGLHTVHGTYYVQVCALVKCGGLGFDTCGQEITEATGMFEFHLWGNFSTSYIFPMLLTSGMTLETPDQLGWESDHYFLKKRGLSSGLVTAALYGRLYEKD